Proteins encoded in a region of the Shewanella polaris genome:
- a CDS encoding PhoH family protein yields the protein MQQNDKKLFVLDTNVLLHEPLAIYSFKEHDVIIPMTVLEELDSIKDRKRDVSRDARVAIRGLEDILGGPTTPEQILKGVALPTHQEHSEVSGHLSIFPDHQIDFIIGSLPGDNNDNRIINTALHLQKIHFPRTVVLVTKDINMRLKAKGAGIERVEDYRTDQLIDDVRFLAKGFYQFPGDFWQNVDKVSTDRKGLHTVHQVPLEHLGNEKFYLNQYLIDDSSDFCGRVMSTTDQHLEMIDRGRDRLLHHDAWGVTPKNIYQGMALDALLDPDIELIILTGPAGCGKTLLAMAAALELVVERKLYDKIIVTRNTPEIAESIGFLPGSEEEKMTPWLAAITDTLEVLHKNDVNPTGSVNYIMEKANIQFKSINFMRGRSIQNSVVILDECQNLTASQIKTMITRMGEGTKLICSGNLAQIDSTYLTAVTSGLTYIVERFKDFEGSANIYLNGVVRSRLAEFAEEHL from the coding sequence ATGCAACAAAACGACAAAAAGTTGTTTGTACTGGATACCAACGTGTTACTACATGAACCTTTAGCGATATATTCGTTTAAAGAGCATGACGTAATTATTCCCATGACTGTGTTAGAAGAACTCGACAGTATTAAGGATCGTAAACGGGATGTGAGTCGCGATGCACGAGTAGCCATACGAGGATTAGAAGATATTCTTGGTGGCCCCACAACACCAGAGCAAATCTTAAAAGGCGTTGCACTACCGACACACCAAGAACATTCTGAAGTCTCTGGCCATTTGTCGATTTTCCCAGATCACCAAATTGACTTTATTATCGGCTCCCTGCCTGGCGATAATAACGATAACCGCATCATCAACACCGCCCTACATTTACAAAAAATCCATTTTCCTCGTACCGTCGTGTTAGTCACTAAAGACATTAATATGCGCTTAAAAGCCAAAGGTGCAGGTATTGAGCGAGTAGAAGATTATCGTACCGATCAACTGATTGATGATGTGCGTTTTCTTGCCAAAGGCTTTTATCAATTCCCCGGTGATTTTTGGCAAAATGTTGACAAGGTATCAACTGACCGCAAAGGTTTGCATACCGTTCATCAAGTGCCACTGGAGCATCTTGGTAATGAAAAATTCTATCTTAACCAGTATTTGATTGATGATAGTTCTGACTTTTGTGGTCGTGTTATGAGTACAACGGATCAACATTTAGAGATGATCGATCGCGGACGTGATCGTTTATTGCATCATGACGCATGGGGCGTTACCCCTAAGAATATTTATCAAGGTATGGCGCTCGATGCTTTGCTAGACCCTGATATTGAACTGATTATTCTGACCGGTCCTGCTGGGTGTGGTAAAACACTATTAGCCATGGCTGCAGCATTAGAGTTGGTAGTTGAACGTAAGTTGTATGACAAAATCATTGTTACTCGTAACACACCCGAAATTGCAGAATCGATAGGTTTTTTACCGGGTAGCGAAGAGGAAAAAATGACACCTTGGCTCGCTGCGATTACTGATACGTTAGAAGTGCTGCATAAAAATGATGTTAACCCTACAGGCAGTGTTAATTACATTATGGAAAAAGCTAACATTCAGTTTAAGTCGATAAACTTTATGCGTGGCCGTTCTATTCAAAATTCCGTGGTCATTTTAGATGAATGCCAAAACTTAACCGCATCACAAATTAAAACCATGATCACTCGTATGGGTGAGGGCACTAAGTTGATTTGTAGCGGTAACTTAGCCCAAATTGATTCAACCTACCTAACGGCTGTAACTTCTGGATTAACCTATATAGTAGAGCGTTTTAAAGACTTTGAAGGCAGTGCCAACATTTATCTTAATGGGGTGGTGCGTTCTCGGTTAGCAGAATTTGCTGAGGAACATTTGTAG
- the rapA gene encoding RNA polymerase-associated protein RapA, translating to MPFALGQRWISDTESELGLGTVVQVEGRMVTLLFPATGENRMFSRSEAPLTRVIFNPGDTVESGEGWSITIEELEEKNQLVIYHGIHSETQEKVSLRETMLSHNIRFNKPQDRLFAGQIDRLERFGVRYQCQLLRHKLATSDLLGQQGPRVGLIAHQQWIAHEVGRRYAPRVLLADEVGLGKTIEAGLIIHQQLLTGRAERILVIVPDTLRHQWLVEMLRRFNLRFSVFDEDRCVEAYADNDNPFYTEQLIICSLDLLRKKKRLEQALDADWDLMVVDEAHHLEWSEDAPSRAYQIVDALSKVVPGVLLLTATPDQLGHQSHFARLRLLDPDRFYDYDAFLAEEASYKDVAEAAEALSQDKKLPDSAINSLTELLSEKDIEPSIRLIQSKDVDAEAQQAARQELLQELLDRHGTGRVLYRNSRASVKGFPKRFFNTYPQEMPDQYITADRVNSMMGGSKPPLAKAAQALSPEKLYQAFESDSASWWKFDPRVDWLIEFLKSHRSKKVLIIASQAETALSLEEALRTREGIQATVFHEDMSIIERDKAGAYFAQEEGGAQALICSEIGSEGRNFQFASHLVLFDLPLNPDLLEQRIGRLDRIGQQNDIQIHLPYLRDTAQERLMRWYHQGLNAFELTCPSGHVLFNEFADELINVLCNADEDLMTQLLNHTQHRYKELKQAMEQGRDKLLEINSHGGERADALIKRLSESDNDTHLIGSVIRLWDIIGVDQEDRGENSIILRPSEHMMFPTYPGLNEDGITVTFDRETALSRDDIAFITQEHPLVQTGLDLITGSETGTTSVAILKNKALPAGTLFLELIYMADASAPKSTQLYRYLPPTPIRVLLDKNGLNMADKVDYASFDKQLSAVNRHIASKLVNASQPILHPLLAKGEEYAKQSLTQLVVEARAKMTQQLTSELERLEALKAVNPNIREDELEHIRNQMAELTGYMDNSQLQLDAIRMVLVSHV from the coding sequence ATGCCGTTTGCCTTAGGTCAACGCTGGATTAGTGATACCGAGTCAGAACTCGGATTAGGGACAGTCGTTCAAGTTGAAGGCCGCATGGTTACGCTGCTATTTCCTGCCACTGGAGAAAACCGGATGTTTTCCCGCAGTGAAGCTCCCTTAACTCGGGTTATCTTTAACCCAGGTGACACTGTCGAAAGCGGTGAAGGTTGGAGTATTACCATTGAAGAGCTTGAAGAAAAAAATCAATTGGTGATTTATCATGGTATCCATAGCGAAACTCAAGAAAAAGTCAGTCTTCGTGAGACAATGCTGAGCCACAATATTCGCTTTAACAAGCCACAAGATCGTTTATTTGCTGGACAAATTGACCGCTTAGAACGCTTTGGTGTGCGTTATCAATGTCAGTTATTGCGCCACAAATTAGCCACCTCAGATTTACTCGGTCAACAAGGCCCGCGCGTCGGTTTGATTGCCCATCAACAATGGATTGCTCACGAAGTTGGTCGTCGTTATGCGCCACGAGTATTACTTGCTGATGAAGTTGGTCTAGGTAAAACTATTGAAGCAGGCTTAATTATTCATCAACAGTTACTGACTGGTCGTGCAGAACGGATTTTAGTAATAGTGCCTGACACCTTACGCCACCAGTGGTTAGTTGAAATGTTGCGCCGCTTTAACCTGCGTTTCTCCGTGTTTGATGAAGATCGTTGTGTCGAAGCGTATGCCGACAATGACAACCCGTTTTACACCGAACAATTGATCATTTGCTCACTTGATTTATTGCGAAAGAAAAAACGTCTTGAACAAGCTTTAGATGCTGATTGGGACTTAATGGTTGTCGACGAAGCACATCATTTAGAATGGTCTGAAGATGCACCAAGTCGAGCTTATCAAATCGTTGATGCCTTAAGTAAAGTGGTCCCTGGTGTATTGCTATTAACAGCTACACCAGATCAACTCGGTCATCAAAGTCACTTTGCCCGTTTACGTTTACTCGATCCGGATCGTTTTTATGATTACGATGCCTTTTTAGCTGAAGAAGCAAGCTACAAAGATGTGGCAGAAGCAGCTGAAGCATTGAGTCAGGATAAAAAGTTACCCGACAGTGCCATTAACAGTTTAACCGAGTTGCTTAGTGAAAAAGACATAGAACCAAGCATTCGCTTGATCCAGTCAAAAGATGTAGATGCCGAAGCACAGCAGGCTGCACGCCAAGAATTACTTCAAGAACTACTCGATCGTCACGGTACAGGCCGAGTGCTATATCGTAATAGTCGCGCATCAGTAAAAGGCTTTCCGAAGCGTTTCTTTAATACATACCCACAAGAAATGCCTGATCAATATATTACCGCAGATCGTGTTAACAGCATGATGGGTGGATCTAAACCACCATTGGCAAAAGCTGCACAGGCATTAAGCCCTGAAAAACTGTATCAAGCCTTTGAAAGCGACAGTGCTAGTTGGTGGAAATTTGATCCACGAGTGGATTGGTTAATTGAGTTTTTAAAGTCTCATCGCAGTAAAAAAGTACTGATTATTGCCAGCCAAGCAGAAACAGCGTTAAGCCTTGAAGAAGCACTACGTACCCGCGAAGGTATTCAAGCAACGGTATTCCATGAAGATATGTCGATTATTGAGCGCGATAAAGCGGGTGCTTATTTTGCTCAAGAAGAAGGCGGTGCCCAGGCATTAATTTGTTCTGAAATTGGCTCTGAAGGGCGTAACTTCCAGTTTGCGAGCCACTTAGTATTATTCGATTTACCACTTAACCCTGACTTATTAGAGCAGCGGATAGGGCGTTTAGATCGCATTGGCCAACAAAACGACATTCAAATTCATTTACCTTATCTGCGCGATACCGCTCAAGAAAGATTAATGCGTTGGTATCATCAAGGACTCAATGCGTTCGAACTCACCTGCCCAAGTGGCCATGTGTTGTTTAACGAATTTGCTGACGAACTGATTAACGTACTGTGTAATGCTGATGAAGATCTGATGACTCAACTATTGAATCATACCCAGCATCGCTACAAAGAACTCAAACAGGCAATGGAGCAAGGCCGAGATAAACTGTTAGAGATAAACTCTCACGGCGGCGAACGTGCCGATGCCTTAATTAAGCGTTTGTCAGAAAGCGATAACGATACTCATCTCATCGGTTCAGTCATTCGTTTATGGGACATTATTGGTGTAGATCAAGAAGATCGTGGTGAAAATTCGATTATCCTGCGCCCTAGTGAACACATGATGTTCCCTACTTATCCAGGGTTAAATGAAGACGGTATTACTGTGACGTTTGATCGTGAAACGGCTTTGTCTCGTGATGACATTGCATTTATCACCCAAGAACATCCTTTGGTACAAACAGGTTTAGATTTAATCACGGGTTCAGAAACAGGCACCACTAGTGTGGCGATTCTAAAAAATAAGGCGCTACCTGCTGGTACTTTGTTTTTAGAGTTGATTTACATGGCCGATGCCTCTGCACCAAAATCGACTCAGTTATACCGTTATTTACCACCAACACCTATTCGAGTATTGCTGGATAAAAACGGGTTAAATATGGCTGATAAAGTCGATTATGCCAGTTTTGATAAACAGCTCAGTGCAGTTAACCGTCATATCGCCAGCAAGCTTGTAAACGCCTCTCAACCTATTTTGCACCCGTTATTGGCTAAAGGTGAAGAATATGCAAAACAATCGCTAACGCAGTTAGTCGTGGAGGCTCGCGCCAAAATGACTCAACAATTAACTAGCGAATTGGAACGACTAGAAGCCTTAAAAGCGGTCAATCCAAACATTCGTGAAGATGAGCTAGAGCATATTCGTAATCAAATGGCTGAGTTAACAGGCTACATGGACAACAGTCAATTGCAGCTTGATGCAATACGTATGGTGCTTGTCAGTCACGTATAA
- a CDS encoding DUF3530 family protein: MQLGRLSQLLIVTVSILLAAPSVKAQQPYAYLPADEIKFITIDGKQTEVLVRSWESKKHFGSAVIIAASDTDADAAGLASYLRTNINQRGWASISLTPAKGLYRPNYATKPEEITKAGTEQLQLSSNKSTPKYDSPQLLELRNFQQSNLSEALNQLTSTISLFPGGNILIVIDDSAGMVTNLLYDKKIPTPDVLVIVNPYREFEYLIDPQSQRKSIAEQLVTMSIPILDIQSADANPNSIEQASTRLNYNQVKPARYYRQYQMSLDLSSPSGWEEALNQIEGFSRTVIGR; encoded by the coding sequence GTGCAATTAGGACGACTTAGTCAGTTATTAATCGTAACGGTAAGCATATTGCTGGCAGCGCCTAGCGTAAAAGCGCAGCAACCCTATGCTTACCTGCCTGCTGATGAAATCAAATTTATCACTATTGATGGTAAACAAACCGAAGTTCTCGTTAGGTCTTGGGAGAGCAAAAAACACTTTGGTTCCGCCGTTATTATTGCCGCTTCTGACACCGATGCAGATGCTGCAGGCTTAGCCAGTTACCTCAGAACCAATATTAATCAACGTGGCTGGGCGAGTATTAGCTTAACGCCGGCAAAAGGACTATACCGCCCTAACTATGCAACAAAGCCTGAAGAAATCACTAAAGCAGGTACCGAACAACTGCAATTAAGTAGCAATAAAAGTACGCCAAAATATGATTCACCTCAGTTACTTGAACTGAGAAATTTTCAACAAAGTAATCTAAGTGAAGCGCTGAATCAATTAACCTCAACCATCAGTTTATTCCCTGGTGGAAACATCCTGATTGTTATTGATGATAGTGCCGGTATGGTCACTAATCTTCTTTATGACAAAAAAATTCCGACGCCTGATGTGTTGGTCATCGTCAATCCTTATCGTGAGTTTGAGTATTTAATTGATCCACAAAGTCAGCGTAAATCAATTGCCGAACAATTAGTCACTATGTCTATTCCCATTCTTGATATTCAATCTGCTGATGCGAATCCAAATTCTATTGAACAAGCATCAACTCGGCTTAATTACAATCAAGTTAAACCCGCTCGATATTACCGCCAATACCAAATGAGCTTAGATTTAAGCAGTCCGAGCGGATGGGAAGAAGCCCTCAATCAAATCGAAGGCTTTTCCAGAACGGTTATCGGTAGATAG
- a CDS encoding crotonase/enoyl-CoA hydratase family protein, with the protein METELIKFTVDNGIAHVCLNRPSKINALNVEMFTEIDRVIKQIHVNKHINAVILSGADGNFCSGLDVKSVANSPINALKLLFKWLPGNANLAQRVSLGWQRLPIPVIAVLEGCCYGGGTQIALGADIRIATPSCKLSIMEAKWGLVPDMAGLVALRQIMSKDKALMLTYTADILTAEHALELGLVTEISETAYERATVLAQKIIRTSPDANAAIKRSINQNWTASVRSLLARESLSQVRLLLGKNRVIATIRQTKNPDKAYRSRQSWW; encoded by the coding sequence ATGGAAACAGAATTAATCAAGTTCACTGTAGACAATGGTATTGCCCATGTTTGCTTAAATCGACCGAGTAAAATAAACGCACTTAATGTTGAGATGTTTACCGAGATAGATCGGGTGATTAAGCAAATTCATGTGAATAAGCACATTAATGCCGTCATTTTATCCGGTGCCGATGGAAATTTTTGCTCAGGTTTAGACGTTAAGAGTGTGGCTAATTCACCCATTAATGCATTAAAACTGTTATTCAAATGGTTGCCTGGCAATGCAAACTTAGCTCAACGAGTGTCTTTGGGGTGGCAGCGTCTACCTATTCCGGTCATTGCTGTGTTAGAGGGCTGTTGTTATGGCGGTGGAACTCAAATCGCCTTGGGCGCTGATATTCGTATTGCAACGCCTAGTTGTAAATTATCGATAATGGAAGCCAAATGGGGGCTGGTACCCGATATGGCGGGGCTTGTTGCGTTAAGGCAAATCATGTCAAAAGACAAAGCATTGATGCTGACTTATACCGCGGATATTTTAACAGCTGAACATGCACTTGAGCTGGGCTTAGTGACTGAAATAAGTGAAACAGCCTATGAGCGTGCCACCGTGCTGGCGCAAAAAATAATTCGAACTTCACCGGATGCCAACGCAGCAATTAAACGCAGTATTAATCAGAATTGGACCGCTTCCGTGCGCAGTTTATTGGCCCGTGAGTCGCTGAGCCAAGTTAGGTTGTTATTAGGCAAAAACCGTGTAATAGCGACAATAAGACAAACCAAAAATCCAGATAAAGCCTATCGTTCTCGTCAATCTTGGTGGTAA
- a CDS encoding response regulator, translating into MTIPILICDDSALARKQMARTLPKDWDVEISYATNGAEGLDVIRAGKGEIVFLDLNMPVMDGYEVLQAVQQQDLPALIIVVSGDIQIKAHERVKALGALDFIQKPVSADAISHILQEYGILTLTQGNKVNDTPMMRVDMRDACQEIANVAMGRAADLLAKLLDVFVLLPIPNVNVLEVSELTMALKATERNSTVSGLCQGFIGAGIAGEALLLFHDSSFEDMAKLMGLENPEDNNTEIEVMMDTGNVLIGAFLNGISEQLDMKFSQSHPVVLGRHCSVNELIHDNSAKWQRTLAMEINYRIEDYNIQCDLLLLFTEESIATLNYKLGYLLD; encoded by the coding sequence ATGACCATTCCAATATTAATATGCGACGATTCAGCACTCGCCAGAAAACAAATGGCAAGAACTCTCCCCAAAGATTGGGATGTTGAAATCAGCTACGCCACCAATGGTGCTGAAGGGCTTGATGTTATTCGTGCTGGTAAAGGAGAGATTGTCTTCCTTGATCTCAATATGCCCGTTATGGATGGTTATGAGGTCCTCCAAGCTGTACAGCAACAAGATTTGCCCGCATTAATTATTGTCGTGTCTGGCGATATTCAAATTAAAGCCCACGAACGAGTCAAAGCTTTAGGTGCTCTGGATTTTATTCAAAAACCAGTGAGTGCAGATGCTATCAGTCATATTTTGCAAGAGTACGGCATTTTAACCCTTACTCAGGGTAATAAAGTAAACGACACTCCAATGATGAGAGTTGATATGCGTGACGCATGCCAAGAAATCGCCAACGTCGCAATGGGCAGAGCAGCTGATTTACTCGCTAAACTCCTTGATGTATTTGTACTATTACCTATTCCCAACGTTAATGTACTTGAAGTCAGTGAATTGACCATGGCCCTAAAAGCCACTGAACGAAATTCAACAGTCTCAGGACTTTGCCAAGGATTTATTGGTGCGGGTATCGCTGGTGAAGCGTTATTACTGTTCCATGACTCTAGTTTTGAGGATATGGCAAAACTAATGGGATTAGAAAATCCAGAAGACAATAATACTGAAATAGAAGTGATGATGGACACAGGTAATGTGCTCATTGGTGCATTTTTAAATGGTATTTCTGAACAACTCGATATGAAATTCAGTCAATCTCACCCGGTCGTGCTGGGCAGACACTGTAGTGTCAATGAACTCATTCACGACAACTCAGCAAAATGGCAACGCACACTCGCGATGGAAATTAACTATCGAATAGAGGATTACAATATTCAATGTGATCTTTTGCTGCTGTTTACTGAAGAATCTATTGCAACGCTGAATTACAAGCTTGGCTACTTACTCGACTAA
- a CDS encoding sensor domain-containing diguanylate cyclase, with product MSNDQSAMNELHWLIDMVQTIEVGLVVIDSDYNIQLWNGFMENHSGVSPNSIKGDNLFEKFPDLPAKWLKQKMESVFLLKNRTFISWEQRPYVFQFKNYRPVTGRADYMYQNITLLPLASLTGKITHISIIVYDVTDIAVNKLQLKAANEQLELLSQTDGLTQLYNRRHWQDCMEKEFDRYARYGDTASLVMIDIDNFKVINDKYGHSAGDKVIQHTAYLLKQALRDTDFAGRYGGEEFGVVLSKTTAEDALNFTERLRKRIEASEVSFENRLIKVTVSIGINDLDSQIDNISTWLSGADKALYIAKQEGRNKSVIHQ from the coding sequence ATGTCAAATGACCAAAGTGCGATGAACGAACTACACTGGCTAATCGATATGGTACAAACCATAGAAGTGGGCTTAGTCGTGATTGATAGCGACTATAATATCCAACTTTGGAATGGTTTTATGGAAAACCACAGTGGTGTGTCACCCAATTCAATTAAAGGTGATAATCTGTTTGAAAAGTTTCCAGACTTACCTGCTAAATGGTTAAAACAAAAAATGGAATCGGTTTTTTTACTTAAAAACCGTACTTTTATTAGTTGGGAGCAACGTCCATACGTGTTCCAGTTTAAAAATTATCGACCAGTAACGGGTCGAGCCGATTATATGTATCAAAATATCACCTTATTACCATTAGCCTCGCTAACGGGTAAAATCACTCATATTAGTATTATTGTGTACGATGTGACTGATATAGCCGTCAACAAACTACAACTAAAAGCCGCTAACGAACAACTAGAGCTGCTCAGCCAAACAGATGGGTTAACCCAGTTATATAATCGTCGCCATTGGCAAGATTGCATGGAAAAAGAGTTTGATCGCTATGCTCGTTATGGTGATACCGCATCATTGGTGATGATTGATATTGATAACTTTAAAGTTATCAACGATAAATATGGTCACTCTGCAGGTGATAAAGTCATTCAACATACAGCCTATTTATTAAAGCAAGCATTGCGCGACACCGACTTTGCTGGCCGTTATGGCGGTGAAGAATTTGGCGTAGTATTATCAAAAACAACAGCAGAAGATGCGCTTAACTTTACTGAGCGGTTGAGAAAACGTATTGAAGCATCTGAAGTCTCATTCGAAAATCGCCTTATAAAAGTCACTGTAAGCATTGGAATTAACGATTTAGACTCCCAAATAGACAATATCTCTACTTGGTTATCTGGTGCAGATAAAGCACTATATATCGCTAAGCAAGAAGGCCGTAACAAAAGCGTTATTCATCAATAA
- the rraB gene encoding ribonuclease E inhibitor RraB has translation MSVERQLKEQFAENLEIVDALLADGSEPDAEYTFEHHFSATNFDRLEKAAVDAFKLGFEVNDAEEMELEDGSIIFCFDAIAQHKLEAPLLDKACEQLILLASKQKVDYDGWGTYFVGDDVEGEEDDEDAEDADDEDDTFH, from the coding sequence ATGTCTGTTGAGCGTCAGTTAAAAGAGCAATTTGCTGAGAATCTCGAAATTGTTGATGCCTTACTTGCTGATGGTTCAGAGCCTGATGCGGAATATACTTTTGAACATCATTTTTCGGCGACTAATTTTGATCGCTTAGAAAAAGCAGCTGTTGATGCATTTAAGCTCGGTTTTGAAGTGAACGATGCTGAAGAAATGGAGCTTGAAGATGGCTCGATTATTTTCTGCTTTGATGCCATTGCTCAGCATAAGTTAGAAGCTCCTTTATTGGATAAAGCCTGTGAACAGTTGATTTTATTAGCCTCCAAGCAAAAAGTCGATTATGACGGTTGGGGAACTTATTTTGTCGGTGACGATGTTGAAGGCGAAGAAGATGATGAAGATGCTGAAGATGCTGATGATGAAGATGATACATTTCACTAA
- a CDS encoding 1-acylglycerol-3-phosphate O-acyltransferase, translating into MLLIARSIILAVLLFLLFVFSIVFCLIRPMHRNNVHVIANIFGSVAPILGIKVIKRVHPVSTSSKPCIYLANHQNNFDLFTHTSVVPKATVSLGKKSLAWMPLFGQIYWLSGNILIDRKNRHSAFDTMAKTVEKMKNKGLSVWIFPEGTRSRGRGLLPFKVGAFHTAIAAQAPIVPVLASCQSHINLNRWNNGVVIVEMMEPIPTAGLDKNDVKALNNKVHQLMSARLVELNKEAEALTLKART; encoded by the coding sequence GTGCTGCTTATCGCTCGTTCAATCATTCTCGCCGTGCTTTTGTTTTTACTCTTTGTATTTTCAATTGTTTTTTGCCTTATACGCCCAATGCATCGTAACAATGTACACGTAATTGCCAATATCTTTGGTTCTGTTGCACCAATATTAGGCATTAAGGTCATTAAACGTGTTCATCCGGTAAGTACTTCGTCGAAGCCTTGCATTTATCTTGCGAATCATCAGAATAATTTTGATTTATTTACTCATACGTCAGTGGTACCAAAAGCGACGGTTAGTTTAGGTAAAAAGAGCCTAGCGTGGATGCCGTTATTTGGTCAAATTTATTGGTTATCTGGCAACATTCTTATTGATCGTAAAAATCGTCACAGTGCCTTTGATACAATGGCTAAAACCGTAGAGAAAATGAAAAATAAAGGACTGTCGGTATGGATATTTCCTGAAGGAACTCGTTCTCGCGGTCGCGGATTGTTACCGTTTAAAGTGGGGGCATTTCATACTGCAATAGCCGCTCAAGCTCCGATAGTACCTGTATTAGCTTCGTGTCAGAGCCACATTAATCTTAATCGTTGGAACAACGGTGTAGTGATTGTGGAGATGATGGAACCGATCCCAACAGCTGGCTTAGATAAAAATGATGTAAAAGCCTTAAACAATAAGGTACATCAATTGATGTCGGCCCGTTTGGTTGAGTTAAATAAAGAAGCTGAAGCGTTAACCCTGAAAGCTCGAACATAA
- a CDS encoding metal ABC transporter permease, which produces MFDVELLSILLPALAAGLLVLSTHVLLGRQVLKRGIIFIDLAIAQVAALGAIVSHIDHRVDNLPYAHVWMPALFALAGAGVIAWMAKRLVGELEAFIGCFYVLSAVAAMLLLANDPHGAELLKQLMSGQILWVSWSQLVLPAVVSAAIIGIIVFRPSVLDGGGFYFLFALVITLSVELVGVYLVFSTLILPALALNKYQGKAKLAWGYAVGVVGYIAGLVLSASFDLPSGAAIVATLALSALLFRVLLKLRSSASAYQSTNH; this is translated from the coding sequence ATGTTTGATGTCGAGCTATTGTCGATTTTGCTGCCAGCATTAGCGGCAGGGTTATTGGTGTTATCAACCCATGTGTTGTTAGGCCGACAAGTCCTTAAACGTGGAATTATCTTTATTGATTTAGCCATTGCTCAAGTTGCTGCGTTAGGAGCGATAGTTTCGCACATTGATCATAGGGTAGACAATTTACCGTATGCCCACGTGTGGATGCCAGCATTATTTGCATTGGCCGGTGCAGGCGTTATTGCTTGGATGGCAAAGCGATTAGTGGGTGAACTTGAAGCCTTTATTGGTTGTTTTTATGTACTCAGTGCAGTAGCTGCAATGCTATTGTTAGCCAATGATCCTCATGGTGCTGAGTTATTAAAGCAATTAATGTCTGGTCAAATATTATGGGTAAGTTGGTCTCAATTGGTATTACCTGCAGTCGTTTCTGCTGCAATTATTGGGATCATTGTCTTTAGACCAAGTGTGTTAGATGGCGGAGGTTTTTACTTCTTATTTGCATTAGTCATTACTTTGTCGGTAGAGCTTGTTGGAGTGTATTTAGTGTTTAGCACCCTAATTTTACCGGCTTTGGCATTAAACAAATATCAAGGAAAAGCTAAGCTTGCTTGGGGTTATGCGGTAGGAGTGGTTGGTTATATCGCTGGGTTAGTGTTATCTGCTAGCTTTGATTTGCCCAGTGGTGCTGCCATCGTAGCAACATTAGCGCTAAGTGCTTTGTTATTCAGAGTGTTACTTAAACTGCGCTCATCTGCTTCAGCTTATCAATCTACTAATCACTAA